In a genomic window of Sulfurimonas denitrificans DSM 1251:
- the alaS gene encoding alanine--tRNA ligase: MDIREEFLRFFESKNHDRVESAPLVPDDATLLFNNAGMVPFKSIFTGEVPSPANPRAVSCQTCIRAGGKHNDLENVGYTARHHTFFEMLGNFSFGNYFKEEAIDYAWEFITGVLKFPKEKLWVTVHESDDEAEALWLRHVSIDRIMRLGDKDNFWQMGDTGPCGPCSEIFFDQGAEKFSGPEDYMGGDGDRFLEIWNLVFMQYERSSDGTLTSLPKPSIDTGMGLERVVAISEGVSSNYSSSLFMPIIKKVETLIEKEYVYATGASYRVIADHIRTSLFLLAQGVNFSNEGRGYVLRRILRRAVRHGYLLGFSEPFMFKLVDTVVEIMGGEYDYLAQKSHSVKEQIELEEARFFKTIASGIELFNAELHNTKDIFSGSVAFKLYDTFGFPLDLTEDMLREKNLKLDSAKFEELMQEQRSRAKAAWKGSGDEAVHGDFKELLEKFSENSFVGYESTKQKSRVLALLDESYHHADKLSAGVNGWVFLDTTPFYAQSGGQCGDIGELNGFAKVLDTKKFFGLNLSQISTEKELKVGDEVEAVVDISRGEITKHHSATHLLHAVLFDVLGDHISQAGSLVEASRLRFDFSHPKAISNEELAEIERRVNYEIMRGIRANTEVMSIDEAKKSGAKAQFGEKYGDEVRVVSFGDASIEFCGGVHVENSANIGSFIITKESGVSAGVRRIEAVCGNAAFNYFSEQRELLREVEHEVKNLDILAGVARLKSNIVELKKELHDAESCIKTDIKIQSINGISVVVDELTSGDIKEKIDELKNQHESLCAILFQVKDDKVMMAAGVKGSDAKAGDWIKHIAPLLGGGGGGRADFAQAGGKDISKLSEAKIEALRYITEVIS; encoded by the coding sequence ATGGATATTAGAGAAGAGTTTTTAAGATTTTTCGAGTCAAAAAACCACGACAGAGTAGAGAGCGCTCCGCTTGTTCCAGATGATGCAACACTGCTTTTTAACAATGCGGGAATGGTTCCTTTTAAGTCGATTTTTACAGGTGAAGTTCCCTCTCCTGCTAATCCTCGTGCTGTTTCATGTCAAACATGTATCAGAGCTGGCGGAAAACATAATGATTTAGAGAATGTAGGCTATACAGCAAGACATCACACTTTTTTTGAGATGTTAGGCAACTTTAGTTTTGGCAACTATTTCAAAGAAGAAGCAATTGATTATGCATGGGAATTTATAACTGGGGTTTTAAAATTTCCAAAAGAGAAGCTATGGGTAACTGTTCATGAGAGTGATGACGAAGCGGAGGCTCTTTGGCTGCGACATGTAAGCATAGATAGAATTATGCGTTTAGGCGATAAAGATAACTTTTGGCAGATGGGAGACACAGGACCTTGTGGACCATGTAGCGAAATCTTTTTTGATCAAGGTGCAGAGAAATTTAGTGGCCCAGAGGATTACATGGGCGGAGATGGCGATAGATTTTTAGAGATTTGGAATTTAGTTTTCATGCAGTATGAAAGAAGTAGTGATGGCACACTAACCTCTCTTCCAAAACCATCAATTGACACAGGGATGGGGTTGGAGCGTGTTGTTGCAATTAGCGAAGGAGTGAGCAGTAACTACTCATCATCACTGTTTATGCCAATAATCAAAAAAGTTGAAACGCTTATAGAAAAAGAGTATGTTTATGCGACTGGTGCATCTTATAGAGTTATCGCTGATCATATCAGAACATCTCTGTTTTTACTTGCGCAGGGTGTAAATTTCTCAAATGAGGGAAGAGGTTATGTTCTTCGCCGAATCTTGCGTCGTGCTGTAAGACATGGCTATCTTTTGGGCTTTAGTGAACCTTTTATGTTTAAGCTAGTTGATACTGTTGTTGAGATTATGGGTGGTGAATATGACTATTTAGCTCAAAAATCACATTCTGTAAAAGAGCAGATAGAGCTAGAAGAGGCGAGATTTTTCAAAACAATTGCTTCTGGGATTGAGCTATTTAACGCTGAATTACACAACACTAAAGATATATTTAGTGGTAGTGTAGCGTTTAAACTCTATGATACTTTTGGATTTCCACTAGATTTGACGGAGGATATGTTAAGAGAGAAAAACCTAAAACTTGACTCTGCTAAGTTTGAAGAGTTGATGCAAGAGCAACGCTCTCGAGCAAAAGCTGCTTGGAAGGGTAGTGGAGACGAGGCTGTTCATGGAGACTTTAAAGAGCTTTTAGAGAAATTTTCAGAGAATAGTTTTGTAGGCTATGAGAGCACAAAGCAAAAAAGCAGGGTTTTAGCACTTCTTGATGAGAGCTATCATCACGCTGATAAATTATCGGCTGGAGTTAATGGCTGGGTCTTTTTAGACACTACACCATTTTATGCTCAAAGTGGCGGACAGTGCGGAGATATTGGAGAGCTTAATGGTTTTGCAAAAGTGCTTGATACCAAAAAGTTTTTTGGATTAAATCTATCTCAAATCTCTACAGAAAAAGAGTTAAAAGTTGGCGATGAGGTTGAAGCAGTAGTAGATATCTCAAGAGGCGAGATAACAAAACACCACTCAGCGACACACCTTTTACATGCAGTTTTATTTGATGTTTTAGGAGACCACATCTCTCAAGCTGGTTCACTAGTTGAAGCTTCAAGACTTAGATTTGATTTCTCACATCCAAAAGCAATCTCTAATGAAGAGTTAGCAGAGATTGAGCGCAGAGTAAATTATGAAATAATGCGTGGAATCAGAGCTAATACTGAGGTTATGAGTATAGATGAGGCTAAAAAATCTGGTGCAAAAGCTCAGTTTGGTGAAAAATATGGCGATGAAGTTCGAGTGGTGAGTTTTGGTGATGCAAGTATTGAATTTTGTGGTGGTGTGCATGTTGAGAACAGCGCAAACATAGGCTCTTTCATCATCACAAAAGAGAGTGGTGTAAGTGCTGGTGTTAGACGCATAGAAGCAGTTTGCGGAAATGCGGCGTTTAACTATTTTTCAGAACAAAGAGAGCTACTAAGGGAAGTCGAGCATGAGGTTAAAAACTTAGATATTTTAGCTGGAGTTGCAAGACTGAAATCTAATATTGTTGAGCTAAAAAAAGAGCTTCATGATGCAGAGAGTTGTATAAAAACAGATATAAAAATTCAATCTATAAATGGCATCAGTGTTGTGGTAGATGAACTTACAAGCGGTGATATCAAAGAGAAGATAGACGAACTTAAGAATCAACATGAGAGCCTTTGTGCGATTTTGTTTCAAGTAAAAGATGACAAAGTTATGATGGCAGCGGGTGTTAAAGGCTCTGATGCTAAAGCTGGAGATTGGATTAAGCATATCGCTCCACTTCTTGGCGGCGGCGGCGGCGGAAGAGCTGATTTTGCTCAAGCTGGCGGAAAAGATATCTCAAAACTCTCAGAAGCAAAAATCGAAGCTCTTAGATACATAACAGAGGTTATCTCATAA
- a CDS encoding aldehyde dehydrogenase family protein: MVANIYFGSSEQSRESVGKRVNPYNGEVASEFVTCNADDAKKALNIALLASKEASKTTIAQRCSWLLDVASKLAQNKEDIAKTITDEVGKPITYSRIEVERCIETVTLAAETMRTMHGETVNTDAFASGKKTISFFSRVPCGVVVAITPFNFPLNLIAHKIAPALVAGNAVILKPTPEAPLTAYKFAKLFIESEFAIKDALSVVYGDADVGGTLVTSEIPRVISFTGSVGVGEIITKSAGIKKVSLELGGNAATFIDKSANLDLAAQRCAIGAFVNSGQVCISLQRIYVHKDIYSEFALKIAEATKKLVVGSPYEEDTFMGPLVNDEAAKRAMEWVQSAIKEGATPILEPRVEGRVFYPCVMADVKEDMAIVCQEVFAPIVSLIEVKDFDEALPMMNNSPYGLQFSIFTNDLNLTKRAINELDAGGIVINDMPTLRFDIQPYGGVKLSGVGREGPRFAIEEMSEIKSVIIC; this comes from the coding sequence ATGGTTGCAAATATATATTTTGGCTCATCTGAGCAATCAAGAGAGAGTGTTGGTAAGAGAGTAAACCCATACAATGGTGAGGTGGCTTCAGAGTTTGTTACATGTAATGCAGATGACGCAAAAAAAGCTCTAAATATAGCGCTTCTTGCATCAAAAGAGGCTTCAAAAACAACAATTGCTCAAAGATGTTCTTGGCTCTTAGATGTCGCTTCTAAGTTAGCACAGAACAAAGAAGATATTGCAAAAACCATAACAGATGAAGTTGGAAAACCAATAACTTACTCAAGGATAGAAGTTGAGCGCTGTATTGAGACAGTTACTTTAGCAGCAGAGACTATGAGAACTATGCATGGAGAGACTGTAAATACAGACGCATTTGCTTCTGGAAAAAAAACAATCTCTTTTTTCTCTCGTGTTCCTTGTGGTGTTGTTGTGGCAATTACTCCTTTTAATTTTCCACTAAACTTGATAGCGCATAAGATAGCTCCAGCACTTGTTGCTGGAAATGCTGTGATACTAAAGCCAACACCAGAAGCGCCGCTCACTGCATATAAATTTGCAAAGCTATTTATCGAGAGCGAATTTGCTATAAAAGATGCTCTAAGCGTTGTTTATGGAGATGCAGATGTTGGCGGTACCTTAGTTACTAGTGAGATACCTAGAGTTATAAGCTTTACTGGAAGTGTTGGTGTTGGAGAGATAATTACTAAGAGTGCGGGGATAAAAAAAGTCTCACTAGAACTTGGAGGAAATGCCGCTACTTTTATAGACAAAAGTGCCAATTTAGACCTCGCAGCTCAAAGATGTGCGATAGGAGCTTTTGTAAACTCAGGACAGGTTTGCATCTCCTTGCAACGTATCTATGTTCACAAAGATATTTATAGTGAGTTTGCTTTAAAAATAGCCGAGGCAACTAAAAAATTGGTTGTAGGCTCTCCTTATGAAGAGGATACTTTTATGGGTCCTCTTGTTAATGATGAAGCAGCCAAAAGAGCGATGGAGTGGGTACAAAGCGCTATCAAAGAGGGTGCGACACCTATACTTGAACCTAGAGTTGAGGGAAGAGTTTTTTATCCTTGTGTTATGGCAGATGTAAAAGAGGATATGGCGATAGTCTGCCAAGAGGTTTTTGCACCAATTGTCTCTTTGATAGAGGTAAAAGATTTTGATGAGGCTTTGCCTATGATGAATAACTCTCCTTATGGACTGCAGTTTTCAATTTTTACAAATGATTTAAATCTTACAAAACGTGCGATAAATGAGCTTGATGCTGGTGGAATAGTAATCAACGATATGCCAACTTTGCGTTTTGACATTCAGCCTTATGGTGGAGTAAAACTAAGCGGTGTAGGGCGTGAGGGACCAAGGTTTGCTATCGAAGAGATGAGTGAAATAAAGAGCGTTATTATTTGTTAA
- a CDS encoding thioredoxin family protein, with the protein MKFLTSLFLSFLTLFGADNLLWLNDYEVAIKQAKEQNKGVYLFVGADDCRWCDRFKETTLSKDEVISKLKEEYILLYMSRDKHNIPKHFEVKGVPRHYFLTKDGKIIHADRGSREPDGFFALLDEVELKN; encoded by the coding sequence ATGAAGTTTTTGACCTCTCTGTTTTTATCATTCTTGACTCTATTTGGTGCTGATAATTTGCTATGGTTAAATGATTATGAGGTAGCAATTAAACAAGCCAAAGAGCAGAATAAAGGAGTTTATCTCTTTGTTGGAGCCGATGATTGCAGATGGTGCGATAGATTTAAAGAGACTACACTATCAAAGGATGAGGTTATTTCAAAATTAAAAGAGGAGTATATCCTTCTTTACATGTCAAGAGATAAGCATAATATCCCAAAACATTTTGAAGTTAAAGGTGTGCCTAGACACTACTTTTTAACAAAAGATGGAAAAATAATACACGCAGATAGAGGTAGCAGAGAACCTGATGGTTTTTTTGCTCTCTTAGACGAGGTTGAACTTAAAAACTAA
- a CDS encoding YraN family protein encodes MSRAKGNVAEDRASLFLLENGYMIVDKNFYSRFGEIDIIAYKEEVWHFVEVKSALDYELAVQNITKSKLSKLIKTGDVYLKKNALHVDYMYDAIIVTPENIWHLENITL; translated from the coding sequence GTGAGCAGAGCTAAGGGAAATGTGGCAGAAGATAGAGCCTCTTTGTTTCTCTTGGAAAATGGCTATATGATAGTTGATAAAAATTTCTACTCTCGCTTTGGCGAGATAGATATAATCGCATACAAAGAGGAAGTTTGGCACTTTGTTGAGGTTAAGAGTGCACTTGATTATGAGCTTGCAGTTCAAAATATTACAAAGAGTAAGCTCTCCAAGCTTATAAAAACTGGCGATGTTTATCTTAAAAAAAATGCTCTGCATGTAGATTACATGTATGATGCAATCATAGTTACGCCAGAGAATATTTGGCATTTAGAAAATATCACACTTTAG
- a CDS encoding molybdopterin oxidoreductase family protein has translation MENIQTIDSVCTYCGVGCDIAAHVKDNKIQKIFAHPDGVVSQGKLCIKGKYGFDFVDSKERLRTPRIKKSFLEKNPSIKEAILSSLLDYDDVWYESDLDGATTASAMKLKEVQQKHGRKSVASIGGARTSCESVYLFQKFTRHTLNSPHVDNCARVCHSPSLKGMRTTIGEGAATNPYNDIYNCEFMIVIGSNTIEAHPIIANRIVEVAQKHDNMAVFDVREIKLHKFAKYKAIMPHEANLLVLNMLAHVIISEELYDESFIAERTKGFLEFKEKILNDPYANPKFFERLEGYEYLAKMIPKVAREYALKKSMIFWGLGITEHTDGSYAVMAITHLSLMTGNIGKSGAGLMPLRGQNNVQGACDMGMLPYYDPDYQSPKEIGLMTPQLVDEMLEGRLKAVLNMGEDLMHIHPNINKIEKALQNVEFIMVQELFMTEIASRADIVIGVKSAYEKTGVYINAMRRLHLSQPLVESDLPDDWDVIQLLDNKMGGESAYKNSNEIWDEVREVAYRRFSGASYTRLQRHRKRGLQWPVHTEDTPILHQLDFRTDDGLGEFCYHQYGLRNMIKEILDKNLSGYYLTTGRTIAMYNNSAQTKQTLSLMDRYDEDLLLVNEGDASDFRGERVILKSKNGQTTPLRIKFTSKVEPKTLFVTFHHADSKVNALFGDESDELILTAAFKSIKVEVVNL, from the coding sequence ATGGAAAACATTCAGACAATAGATAGTGTTTGTACATACTGTGGTGTCGGTTGTGATATAGCAGCACATGTAAAAGATAATAAGATTCAAAAGATTTTTGCGCATCCAGATGGGGTTGTTTCACAGGGGAAACTCTGCATAAAAGGTAAGTATGGGTTTGATTTTGTTGATTCAAAAGAGCGATTAAGAACACCCAGAATCAAGAAGAGCTTTTTGGAGAAAAACCCATCTATAAAAGAGGCAATTTTATCTTCACTTCTAGATTATGATGATGTTTGGTATGAGAGCGATTTGGATGGTGCTACCACAGCCTCTGCTATGAAATTAAAAGAGGTTCAGCAGAAGCATGGACGCAAAAGTGTCGCTTCAATAGGTGGGGCTAGAACATCTTGTGAGAGTGTTTATCTTTTTCAAAAGTTTACACGCCATACGCTAAACTCGCCTCATGTTGATAACTGTGCTAGAGTGTGTCACTCACCGAGTTTAAAAGGGATGCGCACAACTATTGGTGAAGGTGCTGCAACAAATCCATACAACGATATATATAACTGTGAATTTATGATTGTCATAGGTTCAAACACCATAGAAGCTCATCCAATTATCGCAAATCGTATAGTTGAAGTAGCTCAAAAACATGACAATATGGCTGTTTTTGATGTAAGAGAGATAAAGCTTCATAAGTTTGCAAAGTATAAAGCTATTATGCCTCATGAAGCCAATCTTCTTGTTTTAAATATGTTAGCACATGTAATTATCAGCGAAGAGCTTTATGATGAGAGTTTCATAGCGGAGCGAACAAAAGGTTTTTTAGAGTTTAAAGAGAAGATTTTAAATGATCCTTACGCAAATCCTAAATTTTTTGAGCGTCTTGAGGGGTATGAGTACTTAGCCAAGATGATTCCAAAAGTGGCTCGAGAGTATGCTCTTAAAAAATCTATGATATTTTGGGGTTTAGGAATTACTGAGCACACAGATGGTTCATACGCAGTTATGGCTATAACACACCTATCTTTAATGACTGGAAATATCGGAAAAAGTGGTGCAGGGCTAATGCCTCTAAGAGGTCAAAATAATGTTCAAGGTGCGTGTGATATGGGAATGCTTCCATATTATGATCCAGATTATCAATCTCCTAAAGAGATTGGTTTAATGACTCCACAACTCGTTGATGAGATGTTAGAGGGGCGATTGAAGGCTGTTTTGAATATGGGCGAAGATTTAATGCACATTCATCCAAATATTAATAAAATTGAAAAAGCACTTCAAAATGTCGAATTTATAATGGTTCAAGAGCTATTTATGACGGAGATAGCTTCTAGGGCAGATATTGTCATAGGTGTGAAATCTGCTTACGAAAAAACTGGAGTTTATATAAACGCCATGAGGAGATTGCATCTATCTCAACCGCTTGTTGAATCAGACTTGCCAGATGATTGGGATGTTATCCAACTTCTTGATAATAAAATGGGCGGAGAGAGCGCTTATAAAAATTCAAATGAAATTTGGGATGAGGTGCGTGAAGTTGCATATAGACGCTTTAGCGGAGCTTCTTATACAAGACTACAGAGACACCGTAAACGTGGACTTCAATGGCCAGTTCATACAGAAGATACACCTATTCTTCACCAGTTGGATTTTAGAACAGATGATGGTTTGGGAGAGTTTTGTTACCACCAATACGGGCTTAGAAATATGATAAAAGAGATTTTGGATAAAAATTTAAGCGGCTACTATCTCACAACGGGCAGAACGATTGCTATGTACAATAACTCTGCACAGACAAAACAGACACTGAGTCTGATGGATCGTTATGATGAAGATTTACTTCTTGTAAATGAAGGTGACGCTTCTGATTTTAGAGGCGAGAGAGTGATTTTAAAGAGTAAAAATGGACAGACTACTCCACTAAGAATTAAATTTACAAGCAAGGTAGAGCCAAAAACTCTCTTTGTTACATTTCATCACGCTGATTCTAAAGTAAATGCACTCTTTGGAGATGAGAGTGATGAGCTTATTTTAACAGCGGCTTTTAAATCTATAAAAGTAGAAGTGGTAAATTTATAG
- a CDS encoding SDR family oxidoreductase, translating into MKILITGASSGIGEALARLYAKAGHQLVLLARREDRLKSLRAELFDAKSVELVVVDVTDFELLQDKIKSLNDIDMVILNAGASLGHSLEITPFSDFKKIYDINLLSNHAILELLLPQFKAKRSGKIVFISSLASLISMPTSVAYSSSKRALNAYAEGIRYKYKNDGIKVINILPGFIKSEMTDKNSFKMPFFLDTKSGAKRIYEAIKKEKIFYPFPLRFYLIISVLKLFPQFLRDKIVNSLL; encoded by the coding sequence TTGAAGATTCTTATTACTGGAGCAAGTAGCGGAATAGGCGAAGCCTTGGCTAGGCTCTATGCTAAGGCAGGGCATCAATTAGTTCTTCTAGCTCGCAGAGAAGATAGACTAAAATCCTTGAGAGCGGAGCTCTTTGATGCAAAAAGCGTTGAGTTGGTTGTAGTAGATGTAACTGATTTTGAACTCTTGCAAGATAAGATAAAGAGTTTGAATGACATCGATATGGTCATACTCAACGCTGGTGCATCTCTTGGGCACTCTTTAGAAATCACCCCCTTTAGTGATTTTAAAAAAATCTATGATATAAATCTTCTCTCAAATCACGCTATTTTAGAGCTGCTTTTGCCACAATTCAAAGCTAAGAGAAGTGGGAAAATTGTATTTATCTCATCTTTGGCTTCACTTATATCAATGCCAACTTCAGTTGCTTATAGTTCATCAAAAAGAGCGCTTAATGCTTATGCAGAGGGCATTAGGTATAAATATAAAAATGATGGAATAAAGGTTATAAATATCTTGCCTGGGTTTATAAAGAGTGAGATGACAGATAAAAACAGCTTTAAGATGCCATTTTTTCTTGATACAAAAAGTGGGGCAAAGAGAATTTATGAGGCGATTAAAAAAGAGAAAATTTTCTATCCTTTTCCGCTTAGATTTTATTTAATCATCTCTGTTTTGAAGCTGTTTCCGCAATTTTTAAGAGATAAGATTGTAAACTCGTTACTTTAA
- a CDS encoding homoserine dehydrogenase encodes MIKVGIIGLGTVGSSVVNILRENADVISARAGVEIVVKSGVVKNLNKDRTHLGIKISDNVDDILDDEEIDVVVELMGGVEEPFEVVKKALKNGKAVVTANKALLAYHRYELADIAKDIAFEYEASVAGGIPIINALRDGLSANHIESIMGIMNGTCNYMLTKMTNDGVAYDTILKEAQALGYAEADPTFDVGGFDTAHKLLILASIAYGIDAKPEDILIEGIENISRDDIAFAKEFGYVIKLLGIAKKDKNEVELRVHASLIKKDAMIAKIDGVMNAISVVGDKVGETLYYGAGAGGNATASAVVANIIDIARSGKSKPMLGFDKPMEGKLTLKAAGDIESKYYLRINVSDKIGVLARITKIFEENSISIEAVLQRQSCTQSANLLISTHKAYEHDIQNLISSIEKLEFVNSKPVMIRIV; translated from the coding sequence ATGATAAAAGTTGGAATAATCGGCTTAGGCACTGTAGGAAGCAGTGTTGTAAATATATTAAGAGAGAACGCCGATGTCATTTCCGCTCGTGCTGGTGTCGAGATAGTAGTAAAGAGTGGCGTAGTAAAAAACTTAAACAAAGATAGAACTCATCTTGGAATAAAAATTAGTGATAATGTTGATGATATTTTAGATGATGAAGAGATTGATGTTGTAGTTGAGCTTATGGGTGGAGTGGAAGAGCCTTTTGAAGTTGTAAAAAAAGCTCTAAAAAACGGTAAAGCTGTTGTAACCGCAAATAAGGCTCTTTTAGCTTATCATCGTTATGAACTAGCAGATATTGCAAAAGATATAGCTTTTGAGTATGAGGCAAGTGTCGCTGGTGGTATTCCAATAATAAATGCACTGCGTGATGGACTCTCTGCAAATCATATAGAATCAATCATGGGTATCATGAATGGTACATGTAACTACATGTTAACCAAAATGACAAATGATGGTGTTGCTTATGATACTATCCTAAAAGAAGCTCAAGCGCTTGGCTATGCTGAAGCTGATCCAACCTTTGATGTAGGCGGATTTGATACAGCTCATAAACTTCTTATCTTAGCTAGTATAGCTTATGGGATAGATGCAAAACCAGAGGATATATTGATAGAGGGGATAGAAAATATCTCTCGTGATGATATAGCTTTTGCTAAAGAGTTTGGATATGTTATCAAACTTCTTGGAATTGCAAAAAAAGATAAAAATGAGGTTGAACTTAGAGTTCATGCCTCTTTGATTAAAAAAGATGCGATGATTGCAAAGATTGACGGTGTTATGAATGCTATTAGCGTAGTTGGAGACAAAGTTGGCGAGACTCTTTACTATGGAGCTGGAGCTGGCGGTAATGCAACTGCTAGTGCTGTTGTTGCAAATATCATAGATATAGCAAGAAGTGGCAAGAGTAAACCGATGTTGGGCTTTGATAAACCAATGGAGGGCAAGCTTACTCTAAAAGCGGCTGGAGATATAGAATCAAAATATTACTTACGCATAAATGTATCTGACAAGATAGGTGTTTTGGCGCGAATTACAAAAATATTTGAAGAGAACTCTATATCGATAGAAGCAGTTCTTCAAAGACAATCTTGCACTCAAAGCGCAAATCTTTTAATCTCTACTCATAAAGCTTATGAACATGATATTCAAAATCTTATCTCATCAATAGAGAAGTTAGAGTTTGTAAACTCAAAGCCTGTGATGATTAGGATAGTATAA